A region of Paenibacillus sp. JNUCC-31 DNA encodes the following proteins:
- a CDS encoding SDR family NAD(P)-dependent oxidoreductase, whose translation MKQVQNQWVLITGASSGIGQTFALEMASKGKHVVLVARSESKLRQLAERIERTYQVKTEVIVADLSQADAPQRVYEECKDRGIQVHTLINNAGFATHGIFEQVDGARQQEEIMLNVLAVMNMTHLFLPGMLQKRSGTIINVSSTAAFQPDPYMAVYGATKSFVLSFTEALYEENRKRGVQFLALCPGATETSFFDVVGAEEASVGKRDTPEHVVEVAMKALESGKPYAVPGASNYWTAQLARLMPRRQMLRVVGGMLQPRSKSGKPQKARV comes from the coding sequence ATGAAGCAGGTTCAAAATCAATGGGTACTCATTACAGGAGCTTCCTCAGGAATTGGGCAGACTTTTGCATTGGAAATGGCCTCAAAAGGGAAACATGTGGTCTTGGTCGCCCGGTCAGAGTCCAAGCTGCGTCAACTGGCAGAGCGCATTGAACGAACCTATCAAGTGAAGACGGAAGTCATTGTAGCGGATTTATCCCAAGCGGATGCACCACAACGTGTTTATGAGGAATGTAAGGATCGGGGCATACAGGTCCATACATTAATCAACAATGCGGGATTTGCTACGCATGGAATATTTGAGCAGGTGGATGGAGCACGGCAGCAGGAAGAGATTATGCTGAATGTACTCGCGGTTATGAACATGACCCATCTATTCCTGCCAGGCATGCTGCAAAAGCGGAGTGGTACCATCATTAATGTCTCTTCTACGGCTGCTTTTCAACCTGATCCATACATGGCTGTATATGGGGCTACGAAATCCTTCGTCCTTTCTTTTACAGAGGCGTTGTATGAAGAGAACAGGAAACGTGGCGTGCAGTTCCTAGCACTATGTCCCGGAGCAACAGAGACCTCATTCTTTGACGTAGTAGGAGCCGAAGAGGCCTCGGTAGGCAAACGGGATACGCCCGAGCATGTTGTGGAAGTGGCGATGAAGGCATTGGAGTCAGGCAAGCCGTATGCTGTGCCAGGGGCCTCCAATTACTGGACGGCCCAGTTGGCCCGCCTTATGCCGCGCAGACAAATGCTGCGGGTTGTAGGGGGCATGCTTCAACCTCGTTCGAAGAGTGGTAAGCCGCAAAAGGCACGGGTATAA
- a CDS encoding TetR/AcrR family transcriptional regulator — protein MKDNNTGSKESTHTVTTFQEARLQHSENLRQNIVHAAAALLQEHGPEAVTVRRVAERMECSTKIIYNLFGKKEGLAKYLYLEGCTLLSQSFESVPEQASFENYFRDLAYAYWDFGISQSSFYQLMFGGSFAEFKPDEESLQGTATALKQITALVVAAIEQGMLQENDPLLAVRMIWAPLHGVIHLYLGGHIESEEAAKRLYDHTLSMVILSLVGASSK, from the coding sequence ATGAAAGACAACAATACGGGTTCCAAAGAATCCACTCACACGGTCACTACCTTTCAGGAAGCCAGACTTCAGCACTCCGAAAATCTGCGCCAGAACATCGTGCATGCCGCTGCAGCCTTGCTGCAAGAGCACGGTCCCGAAGCTGTCACGGTAAGGCGTGTGGCAGAACGCATGGAGTGCTCGACCAAAATTATATATAACCTCTTCGGCAAGAAAGAGGGGTTAGCCAAATACCTATACTTGGAGGGGTGTACCCTCCTGTCCCAATCGTTTGAATCTGTACCTGAGCAAGCATCATTTGAGAATTATTTTCGCGATCTCGCTTATGCGTACTGGGATTTCGGGATATCACAATCCAGCTTCTATCAGCTCATGTTTGGTGGTTCATTTGCAGAGTTCAAACCGGATGAAGAGAGTCTGCAAGGTACAGCAACAGCCCTTAAACAAATTACGGCCTTGGTTGTGGCTGCAATTGAGCAGGGAATGCTTCAGGAGAATGACCCCCTGCTTGCAGTCCGTATGATCTGGGCCCCCCTGCATGGTGTCATTCATCTGTACTTGGGAGGTCATATTGAGAGTGAGGAAGCTGCCAAAAGACTATATGATCATACGTTGTCCATGGTTATTCTCTCCCTTGTTGGAGCATCTTCCAAATAG
- a CDS encoding LLM class flavin-dependent oxidoreductase, whose amino-acid sequence MEIGISTFVETNPDVKTGELISHAQRIRDVVEEIVLADQVGLDVYGVGEHHRADYAASSPAVILAAAASQTKRIRLTSAVTVLSSADPVRVFQDFATLDGISNGRAEIMAGRGSFIESFPLFGYDLNDYDELFDEKLDLLLKLRDSEKVTWEGKHRPSFNNLGIYPRPVQEKLPVWIGSGGNQESVVRAGLLGLPLVLAIIGGRPVQFAPLVELYKKAAAHAGHDASKLTVASHSHGFIADTTDEAVEKFFPPAQATMNMLGRERGWGHYSRATFDAARSLEGALYVGDVDTVAEKIIYLRKEVGITRFMLHTPLGTMPHEDVMRAIELLGKEVAPKVRAEISRWEAENEVAR is encoded by the coding sequence ATGGAAATTGGAATCAGTACATTTGTGGAGACGAACCCAGATGTAAAAACAGGAGAACTTATAAGTCATGCGCAGCGTATTCGCGACGTCGTTGAAGAGATTGTTTTGGCAGATCAGGTGGGGCTGGATGTATATGGCGTGGGAGAACATCATCGTGCCGACTATGCCGCTTCATCACCAGCTGTCATTCTGGCAGCAGCAGCTTCACAAACCAAACGCATTCGGCTGACCAGTGCAGTGACCGTTTTGTCTTCGGCTGATCCGGTACGGGTATTTCAGGATTTTGCAACATTGGACGGCATTTCGAATGGGCGTGCGGAGATTATGGCAGGACGGGGTTCGTTTATTGAATCCTTCCCTTTGTTCGGCTACGATTTGAATGACTACGATGAACTATTCGACGAGAAATTGGATTTGCTACTCAAACTGCGTGATTCTGAAAAGGTAACCTGGGAAGGCAAACACCGCCCTTCCTTTAACAATCTGGGCATTTACCCGCGTCCGGTACAGGAAAAGCTGCCCGTATGGATCGGCAGTGGCGGTAACCAGGAATCGGTTGTCCGTGCAGGTCTGCTTGGATTACCGCTTGTACTCGCCATTATTGGTGGTCGCCCTGTTCAATTCGCACCACTGGTGGAGTTGTACAAAAAAGCAGCCGCACACGCGGGACATGATGCTTCCAAGCTGACTGTGGCTTCCCACTCTCATGGGTTCATTGCAGATACAACCGATGAAGCGGTAGAGAAATTCTTCCCGCCAGCGCAGGCTACAATGAATATGTTGGGCCGGGAACGTGGCTGGGGACACTATAGCCGTGCAACCTTTGACGCGGCACGAAGTCTCGAAGGAGCACTGTATGTGGGTGATGTGGATACGGTGGCTGAGAAAATTATTTACCTGCGCAAAGAAGTCGGTATTACCCGCTTCATGTTACACACCCCCCTCGGTACAATGCCGCATGAGGATGTCATGAGAGCCATAGAGTTGCTCGGTAAAGAGGTAGCACCGAAAGTTCGTGCTGAAATCTCGCGTTGGGAAGCTGAGAACGAAGTTGCGCGTTAA
- a CDS encoding class I SAM-dependent methyltransferase — MERSRVIEYYSRFDEWGRLDREPLEFIINMHYIRESLPATGLVLDNGAGPGKYAMELAKLGYHVTLSDLTPASVDMARQKAKELDLTQQFDGFHVLDATHLNGIADETYDASLMLGPLYHLQKEEERVAAVRELHRVTKRGGTVYVAMQSRMRMGITSLQFPQQWKPHDHMKAIRSFMEKGIFDHSDQGRFTGAYYFNIQDINPYMEKHGFETVDLIGSSSLRSMLTEEQQQYWKERGEYDELIQYMIEAAKDPSILGISSHLLYIGRKK; from the coding sequence ATGGAAAGATCGCGTGTGATTGAGTATTATTCCAGATTTGACGAGTGGGGAAGGTTGGACCGGGAACCGCTGGAGTTCATCATTAACATGCATTATATCCGAGAGTCACTTCCGGCAACCGGACTTGTGCTGGACAACGGCGCAGGACCAGGCAAATATGCGATGGAGCTTGCCAAACTTGGATACCATGTCACGCTGTCAGACCTGACCCCTGCATCTGTGGATATGGCCCGGCAGAAGGCAAAGGAATTGGATCTGACTCAGCAGTTTGACGGATTTCATGTATTGGATGCGACCCATCTGAACGGTATTGCAGATGAGACATATGATGCTTCTCTGATGCTGGGGCCGCTGTATCATTTGCAGAAAGAAGAAGAGCGGGTGGCTGCGGTACGGGAGCTGCATCGGGTGACTAAGCGTGGGGGAACTGTGTACGTAGCGATGCAGAGCCGGATGCGAATGGGCATTACATCGTTGCAATTTCCGCAGCAATGGAAACCACATGATCACATGAAAGCCATCCGGTCTTTTATGGAAAAGGGGATTTTCGATCATTCGGATCAAGGAAGGTTTACGGGCGCATACTATTTTAACATTCAGGATATTAACCCATATATGGAGAAGCACGGATTTGAGACGGTAGACCTGATCGGATCGTCCAGTCTGAGGTCGATGCTCACCGAAGAGCAGCAGCAATATTGGAAAGAACGCGGAGAATACGATGAACTGATCCAGTACATGATTGAGGCAGCCAAAGACCCGTCGATATTGGGAATCTCATCTCATCTGCTGTACATTGGTAGAAAGAAATAA
- a CDS encoding DUF4179 domain-containing protein, with protein sequence MKHTENLLSRHLKNDADIRYPDFDAMWDQIGQDQERCPELHVSENKAYGPQHFKWKKTALIGTAAVILMATPVYAAVHYNWGDLLNHRSGIQNAIQKELGQKLNQSVTVKGVTLTLDTAFSDDNRTVILYSLDPGKYKGDTVRFPSIGLRDESGKLIEGRYYHVLDQTDGKFKGYFETEWTPSEKEANVDFTVGGIQVLVPEEKEITLDLSQQQSQVFNINKDGLGKLVVSAFNEKENKMMLSTSLTFDQPEVRDYAFPYLKIYDQNGQTLEENAPSINGKPGEHGEYISEQFYNLKTLKQQASSYVLAYSKEEGKMDQSLDIGIRLDKTEMLSGTSKRVLNIPLDQQSDEVIVKETIITPTQIRVTLAHHEPFLQLPYLRYTLDVNGAQLDGGVWLSEDSKHEAELRFEVSAGLEINPDTPMTLYAHHKVNYFEGEFEPVTLSAISEKPQQLDSNLGGSIIHWTYYRKDGDLYVERYSDDLHFGGINQTYTIQKGKRSYGTPAKTQFAGDGKNLGIDRYEKYTSDTAIVYPWMYSTEEPDREVAVQLEEKTK encoded by the coding sequence GTGAAGCATACGGAAAATCTGTTGTCTCGTCATCTGAAAAATGATGCGGATATTCGCTATCCCGATTTCGATGCCATGTGGGATCAGATAGGGCAGGATCAGGAGCGCTGCCCTGAACTTCATGTATCAGAGAATAAAGCATATGGGCCACAACACTTCAAATGGAAAAAGACTGCACTGATCGGAACCGCTGCAGTTATTCTCATGGCGACGCCGGTATATGCAGCAGTCCACTATAATTGGGGTGATCTTTTAAATCACCGCAGTGGTATCCAGAATGCCATACAAAAGGAGCTTGGACAGAAACTGAATCAGTCCGTGACAGTAAAAGGGGTAACATTAACGCTGGATACAGCCTTTTCCGATGATAATCGCACGGTTATTTTGTATTCGCTGGACCCTGGTAAGTATAAAGGTGATACCGTAAGATTCCCTTCTATTGGCCTGCGGGACGAGAGCGGCAAGCTGATCGAAGGCAGGTACTATCATGTTCTTGATCAGACCGATGGCAAGTTTAAAGGGTACTTTGAGACGGAGTGGACACCATCAGAAAAAGAAGCAAATGTTGACTTCACTGTAGGTGGAATCCAAGTGTTAGTTCCGGAAGAAAAGGAAATTACCCTAGATCTTTCTCAGCAGCAATCACAGGTGTTCAATATTAACAAGGATGGTTTGGGTAAACTTGTAGTGAGCGCATTCAACGAGAAGGAAAATAAGATGATGTTGTCTACATCATTAACCTTTGATCAGCCGGAGGTTCGTGACTATGCCTTTCCTTATTTGAAGATATACGATCAGAATGGTCAGACGTTGGAGGAGAATGCACCGAGTATAAACGGTAAACCTGGAGAACATGGTGAATATATATCAGAACAGTTCTATAACCTGAAGACGTTGAAGCAACAAGCATCATCTTATGTACTGGCTTACAGTAAAGAAGAAGGCAAAATGGATCAATCGCTAGATATCGGTATACGTCTGGATAAAACAGAGATGCTTAGTGGTACGAGTAAAAGAGTGCTGAATATCCCTCTGGATCAGCAATCGGATGAAGTGATCGTTAAGGAAACCATCATTACACCTACCCAAATCAGGGTGACCCTTGCTCATCATGAACCGTTCTTGCAACTACCCTATTTGAGATACACACTTGATGTGAATGGAGCCCAGCTAGATGGAGGAGTATGGCTGTCAGAGGATTCGAAGCATGAAGCGGAACTACGTTTTGAAGTGAGCGCTGGTCTGGAAATCAATCCAGATACACCAATGACCCTTTATGCCCATCATAAAGTCAATTATTTTGAGGGTGAATTTGAGCCAGTTACGTTATCCGCGATTAGTGAGAAACCACAGCAACTTGATTCAAATCTGGGCGGTTCTATAATCCATTGGACATATTACCGCAAGGACGGTGATTTGTACGTGGAGAGATATAGTGATGATCTGCATTTTGGTGGAATTAATCAGACCTATACGATCCAGAAGGGAAAACGAAGTTATGGTACTCCGGCCAAAACTCAATTTGCCGGTGACGGAAAAAACCTGGGTATTGATCGCTATGAGAAGTACACATCGGATACGGCAATCGTATATCCTTGGATGTACAGTACAGAGGAGCCTGATCGTGAAGTGGCTGTGCAGCTGGAAGAGAAAACGAAATAG
- a CDS encoding RNA polymerase sigma factor, protein MNEKELFEMYNKDVYRTCYYMLHHAQDAEDVCHDVFITVFRQDWQKVEYLKTWLMRITVNHCLNFLKKERTAKQREKKQFILTPQRTADPVDTLIEHVEESEVWAQWVHELPEKIRSAILLRYMNELSLSEAAEILEVPLGTVKSRVYKGIRLLRKKWDQARKQHQKGGMYSEAYGKSVVSSSEK, encoded by the coding sequence TTGAACGAAAAGGAATTGTTTGAAATGTACAACAAGGATGTGTACCGAACCTGTTACTACATGCTCCACCATGCTCAGGATGCAGAAGATGTATGCCACGATGTCTTTATTACGGTGTTTCGTCAGGATTGGCAGAAGGTTGAGTACTTGAAGACATGGCTGATGAGAATTACGGTGAATCATTGTCTTAACTTTCTGAAGAAGGAGCGCACAGCCAAGCAGCGGGAGAAAAAGCAGTTTATTCTCACGCCTCAACGAACCGCTGATCCGGTTGATACGTTGATCGAGCATGTGGAGGAGTCCGAGGTCTGGGCACAATGGGTTCATGAGCTGCCTGAGAAGATACGTTCAGCGATTCTGCTGCGTTATATGAATGAATTGAGTTTATCCGAAGCTGCAGAGATTCTGGAAGTACCACTGGGTACGGTGAAGTCTAGAGTTTATAAGGGAATTCGATTGCTTAGGAAAAAATGGGATCAAGCCAGAAAGCAACATCAGAAAGGGGGAATGTATAGTGAAGCATACGGAAAATCTGTTGTCTCGTCATCTGAAAAATGA
- a CDS encoding zinc ribbon domain-containing protein YjdM, translating to MSNLPNCPKCNSEYTYEDGNLLVCPECAHEWAPASEQESAEETKVVRDSNGNVLNDGDTVTVIKDLKVKGSSLVVKQGTKVKNIRLIDGDHDIDCKIDSLGAMKLKSEFVKKI from the coding sequence ATGTCTAATTTGCCTAACTGCCCCAAATGTAATTCCGAATACACGTACGAGGACGGTAATTTGTTGGTATGTCCAGAGTGTGCGCACGAATGGGCGCCAGCGTCTGAACAAGAGAGTGCAGAAGAAACGAAAGTCGTACGTGATTCGAATGGTAATGTCCTGAATGATGGCGATACCGTTACGGTCATTAAGGATCTGAAAGTGAAAGGCAGCTCGCTGGTGGTTAAGCAGGGTACCAAAGTCAAAAACATCCGTCTGATTGACGGTGACCATGACATCGACTGCAAAATCGACAGTCTGGGCGCGATGAAGCTGAAGTCCGAGTTTGTGAAAAAAATCTAG
- a CDS encoding VanZ family protein, with amino-acid sequence MSPYIFPVQTAFLIFVIIAMFLLVPWLIYGYRKDGFFSWSRFGISFSFIFYLLAAYCLVILPFPTTRNTCAQQAADTVYYNLVPFTFVKDIMKETPIVWSQPSSYMGMIQGRAFLQVLFNVLLLMPLGVYIRYFWQKRSYWKQALLSGFGLSLFFEITQITGFYGYYDCPYRLFDVDDLLLNTSGTVLGFFAAPIVLALFPSRASIQAKSEQILEQNKVYPVAQLLALIIDSVVVVFATNLMSIFNLTHTNAMTLMLNTMIAMLFVFFFIPSLKEGRTPGSALMRFRYVDQRTGEPSSTSLFKRLLALYAPWLFVSIAQMINEYAFLNENAMLQPYKIWLSVGIVGLHVLVLLVLFVHVMVVLFSRGKRAFYCDVVSNTKASRK; translated from the coding sequence ATGTCACCCTATATATTTCCTGTCCAAACGGCATTCTTGATTTTTGTCATTATCGCCATGTTTTTACTGGTTCCTTGGTTGATCTACGGATATCGAAAAGATGGATTTTTTAGCTGGTCCCGATTCGGTATCAGTTTTTCATTTATTTTCTACCTGCTGGCTGCGTACTGTCTGGTCATTCTTCCTTTTCCGACCACGCGTAATACATGTGCACAGCAAGCAGCGGATACGGTCTATTACAATCTGGTTCCATTCACCTTTGTAAAGGATATTATGAAAGAAACACCAATCGTCTGGTCTCAGCCTTCCAGTTATATGGGGATGATTCAGGGCAGAGCTTTTCTGCAAGTTCTGTTTAACGTCCTGCTTCTTATGCCACTTGGCGTGTATATCCGTTATTTTTGGCAAAAGAGATCGTACTGGAAGCAGGCCTTGTTAAGTGGATTCGGCTTGTCTCTGTTCTTTGAGATTACCCAGATCACCGGCTTCTACGGTTATTATGATTGCCCGTATCGGTTGTTTGACGTGGATGACCTGCTGCTGAATACTTCAGGAACGGTACTCGGTTTTTTTGCAGCACCCATCGTACTTGCCTTATTCCCGTCTCGTGCAAGTATTCAGGCGAAAAGCGAACAAATCCTCGAACAAAACAAGGTCTACCCTGTAGCCCAACTGCTCGCGCTCATTATCGATAGTGTAGTTGTTGTGTTTGCAACCAATTTAATGTCTATTTTCAATCTGACTCATACAAATGCCATGACCCTTATGCTAAATACCATGATCGCGATGCTGTTTGTATTTTTCTTTATCCCATCCCTGAAAGAAGGCAGAACACCAGGTTCAGCCCTGATGCGATTCAGATATGTTGATCAACGGACTGGCGAGCCTTCCAGCACTTCCCTGTTCAAAAGATTGCTTGCACTTTACGCCCCTTGGCTGTTTGTGTCCATTGCTCAAATGATAAATGAGTATGCTTTCTTAAACGAAAATGCGATGCTCCAGCCCTACAAAATATGGCTTTCTGTCGGCATTGTTGGTTTGCATGTGCTGGTTCTCTTGGTATTGTTCGTTCATGTCATGGTAGTGCTATTCTCCCGAGGCAAACGCGCATTCTATTGTGATGTGGTATCCAATACAAAAGCATCCCGAAAGTAA
- a CDS encoding carboxylesterase/lipase family protein yields the protein MKELQVNTRYGTVQGELLHGASVWKGIPYAKPPVGELRFQAPVPPESWDGVRDAKQFGPENIQPRNPQTEGISGQPPVESEDSLYLNIWAPEKESHDALPVMVWIHGGSFVSGAGSQPMYDGTQLVLRGEVIVVTINYRLGPLGFLHLAPLGEGFASNVGLLDQIAALQWVQDNIEAFGGDPRNVTVFGESAGSMSIAALMAMPAAKGLFHRAIMQSGASQVVPAEQASAIRDGMLKALGVTPDDLQQLKTMPVEQIIAAGETVKQQSGAGMALLFQPVLDGVTLPKSPLQAIEEGAAQNIPVLIGTTLHEGSLFIQPHVPYSEEIDMVNAVDFMTPDLENRAAIADSYPKTADGQAQVMTDLFFWRSAVQYAAAQQKHAPVWMYRFDWVMPEHPLLQKSIHSIDIFFAFNTLPVLKFMNAEPDNAAAELAGKVQDAWISFAKQGKPETAGIDWSAYEDNRATLIFNHEVQLVHDPDASKRELLGL from the coding sequence ATGAAGGAACTTCAAGTGAACACTAGATATGGCACGGTTCAAGGAGAGCTTCTGCATGGAGCAAGTGTATGGAAAGGCATTCCCTATGCCAAGCCACCCGTGGGTGAATTACGCTTTCAGGCTCCGGTACCACCCGAGTCGTGGGATGGAGTCAGAGACGCGAAGCAATTTGGCCCTGAAAATATACAGCCAAGAAATCCTCAAACCGAGGGCATATCCGGACAGCCTCCGGTGGAATCGGAAGATAGTCTTTACCTGAATATCTGGGCACCTGAAAAAGAAAGCCATGATGCACTTCCTGTGATGGTATGGATTCATGGTGGGTCATTCGTCTCAGGCGCTGGCAGCCAGCCGATGTACGATGGAACACAACTTGTTCTGCGCGGAGAGGTTATCGTTGTGACAATCAACTACCGCCTGGGACCACTCGGTTTCCTGCATCTGGCTCCGCTTGGAGAAGGCTTTGCATCCAATGTGGGTTTACTGGATCAGATTGCTGCACTGCAATGGGTACAGGATAACATCGAGGCTTTTGGCGGTGACCCGCGTAACGTCACTGTATTTGGAGAATCTGCGGGCAGCATGAGTATTGCGGCTTTGATGGCGATGCCAGCAGCCAAGGGATTGTTCCATCGTGCCATTATGCAAAGTGGAGCTTCACAGGTTGTGCCAGCAGAGCAGGCTTCAGCCATTCGTGATGGCATGCTGAAGGCACTGGGTGTAACACCAGACGACCTGCAACAACTCAAAACCATGCCAGTGGAACAAATTATCGCTGCTGGCGAGACGGTCAAACAACAAAGCGGTGCAGGCATGGCCCTGTTATTCCAGCCCGTACTGGATGGAGTTACACTTCCGAAGTCACCTCTCCAGGCGATAGAAGAGGGCGCGGCACAGAATATCCCTGTACTGATCGGAACCACTTTGCATGAAGGATCGTTGTTCATTCAGCCCCATGTGCCATATTCCGAAGAGATCGACATGGTGAATGCGGTTGATTTCATGACCCCTGATCTGGAGAACCGGGCTGCCATTGCGGACAGTTATCCCAAGACTGCAGATGGTCAGGCCCAAGTGATGACGGATCTGTTCTTCTGGCGCTCGGCTGTGCAATATGCGGCAGCTCAGCAGAAGCATGCACCTGTATGGATGTATCGGTTCGATTGGGTCATGCCGGAGCATCCGCTGTTGCAAAAATCAATTCATAGCATCGATATATTCTTTGCTTTTAATACATTGCCTGTATTGAAGTTTATGAATGCCGAACCGGATAACGCCGCAGCAGAACTGGCAGGTAAGGTGCAGGATGCATGGATTTCATTTGCCAAGCAGGGCAAGCCAGAGACAGCGGGAATAGATTGGTCTGCTTATGAGGACAACCGGGCTACGCTGATTTTCAATCATGAAGTGCAGTTGGTTCATGACCCTGATGCTTCCAAACGTGAGCTGCTGGGGCTATAG
- a CDS encoding metallophosphoesterase family protein, with protein MQNENKFEQPIVSFQVITDTHVRDQADHIHNRHLEKALEDMATYSHGSSGIMHVGDVTDRGLPQEYKELRRIFQAQGDSLPPIRYTLGNHDIGAILWGDPPLNLTTMTQHEVGEVLGHSEVIGQNKSVRRDGQVDQDGPEAGEIEESGRSITMDALWQKRLNDFTATTGMNGSYHDHWINGYHYIFLGTEQPHPKDCDMSVAQLQWLEMKLSEQALPEQPIFVFLHQPLMDTVAGSMKEQGWYGVNQDAALKAVLSRYPQVILFSGHTHWQLEAQRTMYEGKGQMPTMFNASSVAYLWTDEDEHLEGSESLQVDVYRDRVVVKGRDHVTGSWMEGTEYTVHYPVKVNGGT; from the coding sequence ATGCAAAATGAAAATAAATTTGAACAGCCGATAGTCAGCTTCCAGGTTATTACAGACACACATGTACGGGATCAGGCGGACCATATCCATAACCGTCATCTGGAGAAAGCGTTGGAAGACATGGCAACATATAGCCATGGCAGCAGTGGAATTATGCACGTGGGCGATGTGACTGATCGTGGCCTTCCGCAAGAATACAAGGAGTTGCGGCGTATATTCCAGGCTCAAGGCGATTCACTGCCTCCAATACGTTACACCCTAGGTAATCATGATATAGGAGCCATTCTATGGGGAGATCCGCCGTTGAACCTAACCACAATGACCCAGCATGAGGTGGGTGAGGTGCTGGGGCATTCAGAAGTTATAGGCCAAAATAAATCTGTACGCAGGGATGGTCAGGTTGACCAAGACGGACCGGAGGCAGGGGAGATTGAGGAATCAGGGCGTTCTATTACAATGGATGCATTGTGGCAGAAACGGTTGAACGATTTTACAGCAACCACAGGGATGAACGGATCGTACCACGACCACTGGATCAACGGTTATCATTATATCTTTCTGGGTACGGAGCAGCCTCATCCGAAAGATTGTGATATGTCTGTCGCTCAACTGCAATGGCTGGAAATGAAATTGTCGGAGCAAGCTTTGCCTGAGCAGCCGATATTCGTATTTCTCCATCAACCGCTAATGGATACGGTGGCGGGTTCCATGAAGGAACAGGGTTGGTATGGCGTGAATCAGGACGCAGCATTAAAGGCTGTTCTAAGTCGTTATCCGCAGGTGATCCTCTTCTCCGGGCACACCCATTGGCAATTAGAGGCCCAGCGTACCATGTACGAAGGTAAAGGACAGATGCCAACGATGTTTAATGCCTCTTCCGTAGCTTATCTCTGGACCGATGAGGATGAGCATCTGGAGGGAAGTGAGAGTTTACAGGTGGACGTATACCGTGATCGCGTTGTCGTTAAGGGGCGTGACCATGTGACGGGCAGCTGGATGGAAGGCACGGAATATACGGTTCATTATCCGGTAAAAGTAAACGGCGGTACTTGA
- a CDS encoding DMT family transporter, with protein MTSHSYTGWILLALAIGLELSGTILMRVSDGFTRLWPSIFMFACYGASFTLLNFAVKYMPLGVAYAIWSGVGITLIGIVGHYFLGERLKAMSIVWMGFILIGIIGLKWSDS; from the coding sequence ATGACGAGTCATTCGTATACGGGATGGATACTGCTTGCCCTGGCGATTGGATTGGAGCTCAGCGGTACCATTCTGATGAGGGTCTCGGATGGGTTTACCCGATTATGGCCTTCCATTTTCATGTTTGCCTGTTATGGAGCGAGCTTTACCCTGTTAAATTTTGCTGTGAAGTATATGCCGCTGGGTGTTGCTTATGCCATCTGGTCGGGCGTAGGCATCACGTTGATTGGTATCGTGGGACATTACTTTTTGGGAGAACGTCTGAAGGCGATGTCGATCGTCTGGATGGGCTTCATTCTGATTGGCATTATTGGACTGAAATGGAGTGATTCCTGA